AGGATCTCGTTTGCCTGGACGAGCGAGATGCCCTTCTTCGCCGTCATCACCTCGCGCGTCATCACCTCGCGCAGCTTCCTCGTGCGGTCCGATTCGAAATCCATGTCCCGGTTCGTCACCACGCCCACCAGCTTCGAGTAAAGCTTTCCGTCCTCGGTGATGGGTATGCCCGAAAAACCGTGCCTTTCCTTTATCGAATCCACGTCCGCGATCGTGTGCTCCGGCGAGAGCACCACCGGGTCGGTGATGAAACCGTTTTCGAAGCGTTTCACCTTTTTGACCTGGGCGACCTGCTCATCGATCGTGTTGTTATAGTGGATAATCCCGATCCCGCCCAGGAGCGCGAGGGAGATGGCCATCTTCGACTCGGTGACCGTGTCCATGGGACTGGATATGATGGGCCGCTTGAGCGTGATGGCGCGCGTGAGCGGGGAGTCGAGCTCCACGTCGTCCGGCGCGAAATCGATGTAACCGGGAAGGATAATTATATCGTTATAGGTAAGTCCCTGGTCGCTGCTGAACAGCTCCTCTGCGGAAAAACCGTCTTTCCTTGCCATATCACCTCTCCGGATCGCCTGGATGGAGTCATAAAGACCGCGGCGCGAGGGGCCGGCTGAAGGGGCCCCGCCGCGAGAATGTAATGAAAGCTACCATGGGCACGTCAATTTTCAAATAAATTACATTGATTACCGGAATTCTCCCGGTTTTGTCAAGAAAAGAACGCGCACCGGCTATTTAATATCGAGCCGGTAGGGCATCATGTACAGATACGGGTCGCTCCCGAAATAAAAACCCTTCAGGTTCGCGGTAAGGGGCTTAAGCGCGCGCATGAGCCCGCCCTCCTTTGCGGTGGCGGACCCCACGAGCTGTACCAGGGGCGATTTCCCGCGTGGGAAATGCAGGACGCGGCATTCATCATCTATGCCGGCGCCGGCACGCGCCGACTCGATCGCGGCGAGCAACCCCCCCAACTCGTCCATGAGGGCCTTATCCTTCGCCTGCGACCCGGTGAACACGCGTCCCTCGGCCACGCCCGGGATTTCCTTTTTATCTATCTTGCGCGCGTCGGCGACCTTATCGGTAAAGCTCGTGTAGATGAAATCGGTTCCCCTCTGGAGCACCTCGCGTTCCCGCGGGGTGAGATCGCGGGATTCGCTGTAGATGTCGGCGAACTCGCTCATCTTGATCACTTCCTTGTTGATGCCGAGCGTCTCGTAGAGTTTCTGCAGGGACAGCTTTCCCGATATGACGCCTATGGAGCCCGTCACCGTGCCGGGCATGCCGTAAATTTTATCGCCCGTGCATGCCAGGAAATATCCGCCCGATGCGGCGACGTTGCCGAACGAGAACACCACCGGCTTGTCCCATTTCTTTTTCAGGGCGCCCAGCGCATGCCACATGTGATCGGACGCCAGGGCCGACCCGCCGCCGGAATCGACGCGCACCACCACTGCCTTTACGTTCTGGTCCGAGAACACCTCTTCGAGGATTTCCGCGTACCCCTCACCGCTCGTGCTCTCGCCCGCGAAACCACCGCCGCCTTCCCCTTCGACTATATTCCCGCTCACGTGGACGACCGCAATCGCGGGGACCGTGCCCCAGCGGCGTGTCCGTTTCACGCTGCGCGCGTATTCCACGCACTCGAGAGTTTCGGAGCGGAGATAACCCCTGTCACGGAGGTCCTTGAGCGCGTCATCGGGATAGAACACGCCGTTGATAAATCCGGCCTCCCGCGCCTCCTGGGGCGTAAGAAATCCCTTTCCAAAAAGCTCGTCTATTTTTTCCCGGTCAAGGTTCCTGTCAGCTATGATCTCGTTGAGGAACTGCATGTTGAGATCGAGGAGGAGCGCCATCATGTTCTCGCGGTATTCATCCGACATCCGGTCCCTGGTGAAAGGCTCGTTGAAGGACTTGTACTTCCCCCGGCGGACCGATTCGATCTTCACCCCGATCTTTTCGAGCACCGCCCTGAAAAAATAAACCTCCGCCGAGAGCCCCGTGAGGGAAAAACTTTCGGACGGGGACATGCTTACCTCGTTCGCCGCGGCCGCGAGATAATATCCCTTGTTGTCGACGTGCGAGAGCGAGGCGTGTATCTTCTTCCCCCTCGCGCGGAACCGTTTCATTTCCTCGCGGATCTCCTGCACCTGGGCGAAACCCAGGTCGTTTCCCGTGATACGCATGAAAATTCCCTCGATCCCGTCGTCGGACGCGGCGTCCCTGATCGCCCCGAGCACCTCGTGCAGGGTGAGCGGGCTTTCCTCGAAAAGCCGGTCCTCGATTATCTCTCCCAGTTCCGGACCGATTTCAATTTTTAGTATCGAGCGCCTGAACACCGGCGCCTCGCGGTCTGCCTCGCCCGAGATGGCGATCGAGAACGTGCTGCGCGAAGGGAGGTTCCTCGTTTTCGCCGCGTGCCCGGCCCCCGCGATAATGGTCGCCGGTTCCCCGGCCTTCGGCGACAGCGGAATCTGCACCCCGAACAGGAAGCGGTTCCCCGCGCCCCACCGGGCCATGACCGAACAGCCGCCGAAAAGCATCTCCGCGGATAGGGCGATATCGGACCCCTCAATTTTTTCGTCCCCGGTTTTAACCGCGTCGGCTGAGAGGGTGAGGAATTCATGAAACGGGCGAAACGATATCGAGGCGGTTTGTGTGCGCGGAAGGCGTTCGCCCGCTATGCGCGGGCCGTTCATGTCTTTAAGCACGTAACCTAAGGCAAAAAATCTCCACGGCTGGAAAACAAGCCCATGCTCGAGCGAGCGATAATGATTGTACGCGTACTGGTCGCTCTGGGAATACGAGTAGGTGACACCCAGCCCGAAGTATTCCCCGAACATAACGCTCTTCCCGATCGTGTAGAGTCCCGCGCCCGGGCGGACGGGCCTGTCCGCATTCGCGGTCCATATCTCGCGTATCCAGCTTCTTGAAAACGTGAATCCCCAGGCGTTGAAAATCACAAGGTGGTTTACGCGATCCTGCGCTTCGCCCATGTCCGCGGAGTAGCCCAGGCTGGAGGCGCGGGGAACCCCGCCCAGCGCCGGATTCATCAGGGGGCTGAAAGGCCCCTGGAAGTAGCTCGCCGGCCCGAACCTGTCGCCGGGGAGAAAAGGATTTTCCGCGCCACGGGCCGGTACGGCCGCGGCGACGCAGGCGACCAGAAGCAATGACTTGATCAATCCGCTGTTCATCTCAAAGCACCCTGAACCCTATTATCGTCAGGTCGTCGCGGATGAGTTCCTTGTATTTCGCCGAAGCCTCCATGACCGCGTGTACCTTTTCCCCGATGTCTTTTTCCCTCATGCGCAGGAGGATGTCCCCCACCGATTTTTCACTGAACTGCTGTTCGGACTTCTCGTCGAAAATCTCGACCAGGCCGTCGGTATACGCGAAAAGCTCGTCGTCCTTCGACAGTATGAGCCTGGAGGAAAAATAATTCGCCGCGGGATCGGCGCCCAGGATCTTCGAACGACCCTCGAGATACTGGAGGTCCTTCCTGCCGGCGCGCATGAGGATGGGGGTGCAATGCCCGGCGTTGATATAGGCGAGCTCCCTCGTTTTCTTGTTATATATGCCTATGAAAAGCGTGATCAGGTCGACGCCGTTGTAACGGAAGTTGAGGAAGTGATTGATCTCCTCGACCGCCCTCTCGATCGACCTCTTCTCCCCGAGCATCGCGTTCACGATACTGCTCGTCATGGACAGGATCATCGAGGCGGCAAGACCGTGCCCGGACACGTCGCCCATGATGATCGCGGTTTTATCCCTGCCTACCGGGATGAAATCGAAATAGTCCCCGGTCACCTTGCTGTACGGCTTATTGTAAAAACTGATCTTGAGCCCGCAGCGCTCGGGGGCCCTCGCGGGGAAAAGCCGCAGCTGGATGTTCGACGCGATGTCGAGCTCCTTCTCGTAGCGCTTCTTTATGATATAGTTGCCGAACAGACGGTCGTTCTCTAGGAGCTGGTAGAGCTGCAGGGACACCGTCTGCAGGTAGCCGAACTCCTCCTCGGTGTAAGGCTCGCCGCTGGCCTTTTCGCCCACCAGCAGGGCGCCGCGAATCTCCGGGCCCTTGAAGAGCGGGACCGCCATGAGCGAGCCCCTCTCCGAAAGAAAACGGTAGAGCTTTTCCTCCTGCTCGTCGTTCATGATAAGCGTGTAGCGCAGGAGTATTCCCTTATTGACCCGGAAGAAGGCGGCGAACTGCGGCGATTTCCCCGCATATTCCATGAAGGAGCTTATTTCCGGATTCTGGTCGCCCGTTCGATCCTCGAAGAGCACCAGCTTGAGCATCTTCGAACCGGTAAGCGAGCGGACCTCCTCGAATATTTTTCCGAGTTTCGCCGGAAGATCGGCGGGCGAGGAGACGAGCTCGGTTATGTGCTGCAGCGACCCCGAGTAATAGTCCCGGAGCTTGAGCACCGCGTTGTTTATGCGAACGCCCAGGAAATGCTTGAGATCCAGGAGGTAGATCATGAGTGTCCCGAAGACCGCATAGTACGCCGTGAGC
The DNA window shown above is from Spirochaetota bacterium and carries:
- the sppA gene encoding signal peptide peptidase SppA; this translates as MNSGLIKSLLLVACVAAAVPARGAENPFLPGDRFGPASYFQGPFSPLMNPALGGVPRASSLGYSADMGEAQDRVNHLVIFNAWGFTFSRSWIREIWTANADRPVRPGAGLYTIGKSVMFGEYFGLGVTYSYSQSDQYAYNHYRSLEHGLVFQPWRFFALGYVLKDMNGPRIAGERLPRTQTASISFRPFHEFLTLSADAVKTGDEKIEGSDIALSAEMLFGGCSVMARWGAGNRFLFGVQIPLSPKAGEPATIIAGAGHAAKTRNLPSRSTFSIAISGEADREAPVFRRSILKIEIGPELGEIIEDRLFEESPLTLHEVLGAIRDAASDDGIEGIFMRITGNDLGFAQVQEIREEMKRFRARGKKIHASLSHVDNKGYYLAAAANEVSMSPSESFSLTGLSAEVYFFRAVLEKIGVKIESVRRGKYKSFNEPFTRDRMSDEYRENMMALLLDLNMQFLNEIIADRNLDREKIDELFGKGFLTPQEAREAGFINGVFYPDDALKDLRDRGYLRSETLECVEYARSVKRTRRWGTVPAIAVVHVSGNIVEGEGGGGFAGESTSGEGYAEILEEVFSDQNVKAVVVRVDSGGGSALASDHMWHALGALKKKWDKPVVFSFGNVAASGGYFLACTGDKIYGMPGTVTGSIGVISGKLSLQKLYETLGINKEVIKMSEFADIYSESRDLTPREREVLQRGTDFIYTSFTDKVADARKIDKKEIPGVAEGRVFTGSQAKDKALMDELGGLLAAIESARAGAGIDDECRVLHFPRGKSPLVQLVGSATAKEGGLMRALKPLTANLKGFYFGSDPYLYMMPYRLDIK